One part of the Sphingobacterium sp. LZ7M1 genome encodes these proteins:
- the rplV gene encoding 50S ribosomal protein L22: protein MEATKKLKKSVLIKQRKEQAKAQVGGASTAKLLNCPTSPRKMRLVVDLIRGQKVENALYILKHSGKEASIRVEKLLLSAIKNWEAHNEGSSVEDGGLFVKEVSVGGGRQLKRLRPAPQGRGYRIRKRSNHVTLVVDSINNVNN from the coding sequence ATGGAAGCAACAAAAAAACTCAAAAAGTCTGTTTTAATTAAGCAGCGCAAGGAGCAGGCAAAAGCTCAAGTAGGAGGAGCTTCTACTGCCAAGTTATTGAATTGCCCTACTTCACCTCGTAAGATGCGTCTAGTAGTGGATCTTATCCGTGGACAGAAAGTAGAGAACGCTCTTTACATCCTTAAACATTCAGGAAAAGAAGCTTCAATCCGCGTTGAGAAATTATTATTATCAGCGATCAAGAACTGGGAAGCTCACAACGAAGGTTCTTCAGTAGAAGACGGTGGATTGTTTGTTAAGGAAGTATCTGTAGGTGGCGGTCGTCAATTGAAGAGATTACGTCCAGCACCACAAGGTCGTGGCTATAGAATTCGCAAGCGTTCAAACCATGTAACTTTGGTAGTAGACAGTATTAATAACGTTAACAACTAA
- the rplD gene encoding 50S ribosomal protein L4, whose translation MEVKVLNLSGKETGAKVQLPESVFGVKPSDHAIYLDVKQYLANQRQGTHKSKQRNEIAGSTRKLHKQKGTGGARAGSIKSPLFNGGGRVFGPQPRDYSFKLNKKLKQLARKSALSYKAQENNVVVLDEVNFDSIKTKNYVALVNALNLADEKTLLVLPAYNNNVYLSSRNLKKAKVIVASDLNTYDVLNATKLLLTADSVKTLEEAFAK comes from the coding sequence ATGGAAGTTAAAGTATTAAATTTATCAGGAAAAGAAACAGGTGCCAAGGTGCAACTTCCTGAGTCAGTATTCGGTGTAAAGCCAAGCGACCATGCGATCTATTTAGATGTGAAACAATACTTAGCGAACCAACGCCAAGGTACACACAAATCAAAACAACGTAATGAGATCGCGGGTTCAACTCGTAAATTACACAAACAAAAAGGAACAGGTGGTGCTCGTGCGGGTTCTATCAAATCTCCATTGTTTAACGGTGGTGGTCGTGTATTCGGTCCTCAACCTCGTGACTATAGCTTCAAATTGAACAAAAAATTAAAGCAATTAGCACGTAAATCTGCATTATCTTACAAAGCACAAGAGAACAATGTTGTGGTATTGGATGAAGTTAACTTCGATTCGATCAAAACTAAGAACTACGTTGCTTTAGTTAATGCGTTAAACCTTGCTGACGAGAAAACTTTATTAGTATTGCCAGCATACAATAACAATGTTTATTTATCAAGCAGAAACTTGAAGAAAGCAAAAGTTATCGTAGCATCAGATTTGAATACATATGATGTATTGAACGCTACGAAATTATTGTTAACTGCTGATTCTGTTAAAACTTTGGAGGAAGCATTCGCTAAATAA
- the rplW gene encoding 50S ribosomal protein L23 — MEIIKKPILTEKASLLTEKLNRYAFKVDHRANKIQIKAAVEQMFGVTVLAVNTAVVAGKAKSRYTKAGFVSGRSPKYKKAIITVKDGETIDFYSTL; from the coding sequence ATGGAGATTATCAAAAAACCTATTTTAACTGAGAAAGCTTCATTGTTAACGGAAAAATTAAACCGTTACGCTTTCAAAGTAGATCATAGAGCAAACAAGATTCAAATCAAAGCTGCAGTAGAGCAAATGTTTGGTGTTACTGTATTAGCAGTAAACACAGCAGTTGTTGCAGGTAAGGCAAAAAGCCGTTACACTAAAGCAGGATTTGTATCCGGAAGAAGCCCTAAATATAAAAAGGCCATCATTACAGTTAAAGATGGTGAAACTATTGACTTTTACAGTACACTATAA
- the rplC gene encoding 50S ribosomal protein L3, which produces MSGIIGKKVGMTSLFNAEGKNIPCTVIEAGPCVVTQIRTEEKDGYSAVQLGFDEAKEKNTTAPLKGHFAKAGVSPKRKLVEFKTFTDEKQLGDIVDVTLFEEGEYVDVVGTSKGKGFQGVMKRHGFGGVGGATHGQHNRLRAPGSLGASSWPSRVFKGMRMAGRTGGERVKVQNLQILKVYAEQNLIVVSGSVPGAKGSYVIVDK; this is translated from the coding sequence ATGTCAGGAATTATTGGTAAAAAAGTAGGAATGACCAGCCTGTTCAATGCTGAAGGGAAGAATATCCCTTGTACAGTAATCGAGGCTGGGCCGTGCGTGGTTACGCAGATACGTACGGAAGAGAAGGATGGTTATTCGGCAGTTCAACTTGGCTTTGATGAAGCTAAGGAAAAGAACACGACGGCTCCTCTAAAAGGACATTTTGCAAAGGCAGGAGTTAGTCCTAAGCGTAAACTAGTTGAATTCAAAACTTTCACAGATGAGAAACAACTAGGAGACATCGTTGATGTTACTTTATTTGAAGAAGGCGAGTACGTAGATGTAGTCGGTACTTCAAAAGGTAAAGGATTTCAAGGTGTAATGAAGCGTCATGGCTTTGGTGGTGTAGGTGGTGCGACTCACGGTCAGCACAACAGACTACGTGCACCGGGTTCATTGGGAGCTTCATCTTGGCCTTCAAGAGTATTCAAAGGAATGCGTATGGCGGGTCGTACAGGTGGCGAGAGAGTAAAAGTTCAAAACTTACAGATTTTGAAAGTTTACGCAGAACAAAACCTAATTGTTGTTAGTGGTTCCGTACCAGGAGCTAAGGGTTCATATGTAATCGTAGACAAATAG
- the rpsS gene encoding 30S ribosomal protein S19 — protein MARSIKKGPYIDHNLERKVLSMNETNKKSVIKTWSRRSMISPDFVGHTFAVHNGNKFIPVYVTENMVGHKLGEFAPTRTFRGHAEKKK, from the coding sequence ATGGCTCGTTCAATTAAAAAAGGTCCTTATATCGATCACAACTTAGAAAGAAAAGTTCTTTCTATGAATGAAACAAACAAGAAATCAGTAATCAAAACTTGGTCTCGTAGATCAATGATTTCACCTGATTTTGTTGGTCATACCTTCGCAGTGCACAACGGGAATAAATTCATTCCGGTTTATGTAACAGAAAATATGGTTGGTCACAAGCTTGGTGAATTTGCGCCTACGCGTACTTTCAGAGGCCACGCAGAAAAGAAAAAATAA
- a CDS encoding serine hydrolase — MSIKNLLFVLGLGTFAMFSCSSPEAKQKEIKIDQAKKDSVALIYDSTKADKQIDAFMQNLHKKSAFNGNVLVAKKGKILYQNSFGWADYLLKDSLNINSQFELASASKPITALGVMKLVQEGKLKMENTVNDFYPDFPYPGITIAQLLSHRSGLPNYVYFSEEAWPDRKKPMSNQDAMSLLIEKHPNRYGAPDGRFHYNNSNFMVLASIIEKVTGKDFAVYMKENIFDPAGMKHTAVYSTAVYEKTPSNVMGHDKVWRRSVVRNYLDGPVGDKGIYSTVQDMYLLDRAINEGRLVNKTTLDSMYLPRSDAKRSLFSYGYGWRTFSPPENPIVYHTGWWHGFKSLYVRDLKNDVTIVLLTNMANGSLNHLDDLYKILEMPILRQNAYNSSGELVN; from the coding sequence GTGTCAATAAAAAATTTATTATTCGTATTGGGGTTGGGGACATTTGCGATGTTCTCCTGTTCTTCGCCAGAAGCAAAACAAAAAGAGATAAAAATAGATCAGGCCAAAAAAGATAGTGTAGCACTGATTTATGATTCCACAAAAGCAGATAAGCAGATTGATGCTTTCATGCAAAACCTACACAAGAAATCCGCATTTAACGGGAATGTATTGGTAGCCAAAAAAGGAAAGATTCTTTACCAGAATTCCTTTGGTTGGGCAGATTACCTTTTGAAAGATAGCCTGAACATCAATTCGCAGTTCGAGCTGGCTTCTGCGTCCAAGCCTATCACGGCATTAGGCGTGATGAAGCTGGTGCAGGAAGGAAAGCTGAAGATGGAAAATACCGTCAACGATTTCTATCCTGACTTCCCATATCCTGGGATTACCATTGCCCAACTGCTATCTCATCGTTCGGGATTGCCAAACTATGTTTACTTTTCGGAGGAAGCATGGCCAGACCGCAAGAAACCGATGTCCAATCAGGATGCTATGAGCTTATTGATCGAAAAACACCCTAACCGCTACGGAGCACCAGATGGCAGGTTCCATTACAATAACTCAAACTTCATGGTCCTTGCATCGATTATTGAAAAAGTAACGGGGAAAGACTTTGCAGTTTATATGAAGGAAAATATCTTCGATCCTGCAGGGATGAAGCATACAGCGGTATATTCTACTGCCGTGTACGAGAAAACTCCTTCCAATGTAATGGGACATGATAAGGTATGGCGTCGTTCGGTAGTGCGAAATTATTTAGATGGTCCGGTCGGTGACAAGGGTATTTACAGTACCGTCCAGGATATGTACCTATTGGACAGGGCAATCAATGAAGGCCGTTTGGTGAACAAGACCACTCTTGATTCGATGTATTTGCCTAGAAGCGATGCAAAACGCAGCCTATTCAGTTATGGTTACGGTTGGCGTACCTTTAGTCCGCCCGAAAATCCTATCGTCTATCATACGGGTTGGTGGCATGGCTTCAAGAGCCTTTATGTGCGCGACCTGAAAAACGATGTGACCATTGTTTTGTTAACAAATATGGCAAATGGCAGTTTGAATCACCTCGATGATTTGTATAAAATCTTAGAAATGCCTATTTTGAGACAAAATGCATATAACTCAAGTGGAGAATTAGTAAATTAA
- a CDS encoding CoA-binding protein produces the protein MKKTLILGASTNPARYSYLVANKLARKGHPIVNVGRKTGKVAGVEIEPAEDIHTDIDTMTLYVGPQNQPQYYDYILKTKPKRIIFNPGAENAELADKARANGIEVVEACTLVMLNTGQY, from the coding sequence ATGAAAAAGACCTTGATTTTAGGTGCGAGTACCAACCCGGCAAGATATTCGTATTTGGTTGCCAATAAATTGGCTAGAAAAGGACATCCAATCGTGAATGTTGGACGTAAAACTGGGAAAGTTGCTGGCGTAGAGATCGAACCTGCAGAGGACATTCATACTGACATAGATACGATGACCTTATATGTAGGTCCGCAAAATCAGCCTCAATACTATGATTATATCTTGAAGACCAAGCCGAAGCGTATTATTTTCAATCCAGGTGCAGAAAATGCAGAGCTAGCTGACAAAGCTAGAGCCAATGGGATTGAAGTCGTAGAAGCTTGTACTTTAGTGATGCTGAATACAGGACAATACTAA
- a CDS encoding glycoside hydrolase family 88 protein codes for MKGLFSTLAVCLISLQVSVGQEHDLKLSSKFIDDQLKASAEQYQNLVSVVPEHKFPKTFEAGKQEFSNSGWWCSGFYPGTLLYLGEATSDPKLKQAGLDKLKDLEKEQFNKGTHDLGFMLFCSFGNALRLTGDSSKYQPILKNGAESLSSRFNPTTKTIRSWDHNVWKFPVIIDNMMNLEFLMQMAKTTGNKKYSDIAITHANTTIKNHFRKDNSSYHVIDYDPQTGSVLAKQTAQGAADESAWARGQAWGLYGYTMMYRETKDKAYLDQAKKIADYILKSPNLPEDLVPYWDFDKDKIPADNKTYSRRSLRDASAAAITASALIELSQYTKGKESTTYLRKAEGMLKSLSSSAYFAKKGTNGGYLLEHSVGALPLDSEVDVPLTYADYYYVEALVRYQRLLDGGPAIKI; via the coding sequence ATGAAAGGCCTATTTTCAACCTTAGCCGTTTGCTTGATTTCATTGCAGGTTTCAGTCGGGCAGGAGCATGACCTGAAACTGAGTTCCAAATTTATTGATGATCAGCTTAAGGCTTCCGCTGAACAATACCAAAATTTAGTTTCCGTTGTTCCTGAGCATAAATTTCCAAAAACTTTTGAAGCTGGCAAGCAAGAATTCTCCAATTCTGGTTGGTGGTGTTCTGGATTTTACCCCGGCACCTTACTTTACCTTGGAGAAGCTACCTCGGATCCTAAACTCAAACAGGCAGGCCTTGATAAGTTAAAGGATCTCGAAAAAGAACAGTTCAATAAAGGGACCCACGATTTAGGCTTTATGCTTTTCTGTAGTTTTGGAAATGCATTGAGATTGACAGGTGACAGTAGCAAATACCAGCCGATCCTGAAGAATGGAGCCGAATCATTGAGCAGCCGCTTTAACCCGACGACCAAGACCATCCGTTCCTGGGACCATAATGTTTGGAAATTCCCCGTGATCATTGACAATATGATGAACCTAGAGTTCCTGATGCAGATGGCAAAGACCACCGGCAACAAAAAATATTCCGATATAGCGATCACCCATGCAAACACAACCATCAAGAACCATTTCCGTAAGGATAACAGTTCTTACCATGTGATCGATTATGATCCTCAGACAGGATCTGTGCTTGCCAAGCAAACCGCACAGGGCGCGGCTGATGAGTCCGCATGGGCGAGGGGACAGGCTTGGGGTCTGTATGGCTATACGATGATGTACAGGGAAACCAAGGATAAGGCCTATTTAGATCAGGCGAAAAAGATTGCGGATTATATATTGAAGAGCCCTAACCTTCCGGAAGACCTGGTTCCGTATTGGGATTTTGATAAGGATAAGATTCCTGCGGACAATAAAACCTATTCCAGGAGAAGCCTGAGGGATGCCTCAGCTGCAGCGATCACGGCATCGGCATTGATCGAGCTCTCCCAATATACCAAGGGCAAAGAATCGACAACGTATCTGCGCAAGGCAGAAGGCATGCTTAAAAGTTTGTCTTCTAGCGCATATTTTGCGAAGAAGGGCACGAATGGAGGCTACTTATTGGAACATAGCGTAGGGGCATTGCCATTGGATTCAGAGGTTGATGTACCCTTGACCTATGCGGACTATTATTATGTAGAAGCCTTGGTTCGGTATCAGCGACTTTTGGATGGAGGCCCTGCCATAAAAATATAA
- the rplB gene encoding 50S ribosomal protein L2: MAVKRFKPVTPGTRFRVGADYSDVTTNVPEKSLVVSIKKSGGRNNSGKMTMRYIGGGHKKSYRLIDFKRDKKDIPAKVATIEYDPNRTARIALLHYADGEKRYIIAPAGLTVGQTVIAGESVAPEVGNTMPLANIPLGSIIHNIELNPGQGGSIARSAGTYAQLSARDGKYAIIKLPSGETRMILLTCVATIGSVSNAEKANQVLGKAGRKRWLGRRPRVRGVAMNPVDHPMGGGEGRSSGGHPRSRTGVLAKGYKTRYKKKTSNRYIIERRKK; this comes from the coding sequence ATGGCAGTTAAAAGATTCAAACCGGTTACCCCTGGTACTCGCTTCAGAGTAGGTGCTGATTATTCAGACGTTACAACTAACGTACCTGAGAAATCATTAGTAGTTAGCATCAAGAAATCAGGTGGTCGTAATAACTCCGGTAAAATGACTATGCGTTACATCGGTGGGGGACACAAAAAATCATACCGATTAATAGATTTCAAACGCGATAAAAAAGATATCCCTGCAAAAGTTGCTACCATTGAGTACGATCCAAATCGTACTGCACGTATTGCTTTATTGCACTACGCAGATGGAGAGAAACGTTACATCATTGCACCAGCTGGATTAACAGTAGGTCAGACAGTGATTGCAGGCGAATCAGTAGCCCCAGAAGTAGGTAATACTATGCCATTGGCAAACATCCCATTGGGTTCGATCATCCACAACATTGAGTTGAATCCAGGACAAGGTGGTTCCATTGCACGTTCAGCAGGTACATATGCACAATTGTCTGCACGTGATGGTAAGTATGCTATTATCAAATTGCCTTCAGGCGAGACTCGTATGATTTTATTGACATGTGTTGCTACGATCGGTTCGGTATCGAACGCAGAGAAAGCAAACCAAGTATTGGGTAAAGCAGGTCGTAAACGTTGGTTAGGTCGTCGTCCTAGAGTTCGTGGTGTTGCGATGAACCCGGTTGATCACCCTATGGGAGGTGGTGAAGGACGTTCATCAGGAGGTCACCCACGCTCACGCACAGGTGTATTAGCTAAAGGCTACAAAACACGCTACAAGAAGAAAACATCGAATCGTTACATCATTGAGAGAAGGAAAAAATAA